From Candidatus Amoebophilus asiaticus 5a2, the proteins below share one genomic window:
- a CDS encoding lipase family protein produces MKEKHNISQQFIARLLLVSLCLQSCGGGFDNNPLIPIEKEPTKSIQAYTQEIIPQTNIQPLVGKTLTAQGGHIVTCYQEDGKLKANIEINAPQGFSKTYEGLSVAVEQGAALANLSRLNTKSQERRIRLQLAQGSQPAKVVIYKGAGLVGGMEGDDEEEPMDEEWIVQEGQVETIEEQEAEGEEDVSLEERNYNQLQTMPSERAKELPIFQKPLNPSKTLQGSQDIYEIEGKRFKCQNVSGEGMDCFFNAAGLEREEQIARLKEYEDNKTVRDMIANEIVSAAKSLHELPEEVKEVINYTLYESRIDPINRLKEERNRQLAVQSVKPEEQDLDKLPSVLQNIDRKEEKELAALRQRASEPKAYMAFVKHHIGNREMMVALHDVQGDNPTNQEANFTSIDAIAYINNLGIKIYQPENGGLRLTHQFIPANATRIVYLYHSGVHFQTLIPFPYKEPSDEVMETENVACHQKRRRPQTDESSVGSPLGELHQQLMDLSLKSQQVGEQLSMEVEEEHNDKLKRNRRLIDDKEEGEKESEKEEVGENRKSYGTLDDDAEDNFVLGKHYYKKGKQEKGIKYLERAKKAGNLEATQYLEQIQLQQLQNSLKVPEIASKVFTSIDQINCKQIELKIHAIDSNIKRNKNTEAKISGPELDTERQELQEKLEGIQKVAKDVSKSDEWEKNATVPMVKSEDELKCLAERAVNTVYQKLNKSNNETAGNGSSLSPSSEAFSSQTFGIDKEIQPQIRMDKKIEEMNTFLSTIAHKNETSFTKTKQEELYEEINTFLSTIAHKHESSFTEEEQKKLYNVSLFLQKEMEEISNIAYGEEKKPLIVLLGNTGAGKSTIVHWLTGKKMFSIKDFTIASSKQGDNKFHYIFSDTQNNTPDVSSKIAPGKKSKTSMPELWPDPEGWVYADCPGFNDTRGTLQKIKNALYIQALLKHHNRVKFLFVMPAGIFDSSVNRVKDVADALANLKNMFKDPYKLKNNISLVVTHHIADFHKCIKTIKEDLKEFADVKKDEALKALLNDLAERRNGITLFSRPLELGLYQNQNNEEEPESISSLTTHDQSLLKQNNKEKALVLKSIKSSDFLSLNFDEDVDPSIPDDAKLLLRKMSANLVERLKELLKKHIAEKIRIYFNEKIRNFKASVDALVDKCMQYYTPMALVFGPSKKAKEDLEETLNKNAISHNEKSVTLQVPSSWIAGAQLTSGVIGTLLQTTGGLLTASEVTRAFFQTTGAVLAASEAMPIALLGAVASISVYYIRKNMWRDEVRKHFIEREAERIKLKLYDFAIKLKKLNRDIFKNDLLKDRDFLNKINSAPSDISEIEKTAGLLDCICGISDNDGNDCKHLLSQTIWNDVFSRVNEHIVKRFFQTPYDFYKDVSAPDQMEQIPPSYVKYFTEKIKNNNKLSHIPEDFLNNLLTNYLKNPGAPQNFSLAEFPIYPKKLYKIIDLIQFCQHIYTDFTTRDFVTKQEAPSIKRKRRRIIDNKNEIDSLYSNLLEIRDNWRAVSNQPAIYVSQGKYSSIPIPFPSREAQRPKFQADYIECINQINIFLQETLKRDPINHKNLGNIELARRELKEVQDEIHMEFSLLFNHKQIDASIPPFIDTTDKNKEYPLKAEGVIADSFLHKTQLSSNSNIFVLDVGFRNLEDLKGIFNDFRTGIVKYKENSLAWFPELGEVDYVAYIERGNALKQGKDKLVIVYSGSNSAKDWNTNVRIGYTPLLNLSVHQGIGELFTKSAPTYCNLLIDKINHYYEKNTKPKKFKIITTGHSLGGALALLAAYHYKTEQIPHLYDKLDIDENSISVKTFIFGAPAIADESSQKSIEKVLGKNNIFRIWTIDDPVVYLSEKLKWHVGTSFPLCNISNNKFNILDIWGPHLAKRYLSYLLALKKPFISELHKELTSILEENKTIEMITMLRDGSLRIELPKSGEISIKADITSEGAGPSLSQNFEGTTTSNLLVSSSEREQEISCPEV; encoded by the coding sequence ATGAAAGAAAAACATAATATATCTCAGCAATTCATAGCACGTCTTCTACTTGTCAGCTTGTGTTTACAAAGTTGTGGAGGAGGATTTGATAATAATCCACTTATTCCTATTGAAAAGGAGCCAACAAAGTCTATACAAGCATATACTCAAGAAATAATACCACAAACCAACATCCAACCGCTAGTTGGTAAAACATTGACAGCACAAGGAGGCCATATAGTTACCTGTTATCAAGAGGATGGTAAGCTAAAAGCAAACATCGAGATAAACGCACCGCAAGGATTTAGTAAAACTTATGAAGGATTATCAGTAGCTGTTGAGCAAGGAGCAGCGTTAGCTAATTTATCTCGATTAAATACAAAATCACAAGAACGTCGTATTCGCCTCCAATTAGCGCAAGGCAGTCAGCCAGCTAAAGTAGTAATCTATAAAGGAGCAGGGCTAGTGGGTGGTATGGAAGGAGATGATGAAGAAGAGCCTATGGATGAAGAATGGATAGTGCAGGAAGGGCAAGTAGAGACGATAGAGGAACAAGAAGCAGAAGGAGAGGAGGATGTCTCTTTAGAAGAACGTAATTATAACCAGCTACAGACTATGCCCAGCGAAAGGGCTAAGGAATTACCAATCTTTCAAAAGCCTCTTAATCCTTCTAAAACTTTACAAGGTTCACAAGATATATATGAAATTGAAGGAAAAAGGTTTAAATGTCAAAATGTTTCAGGAGAAGGAATGGACTGTTTTTTTAATGCAGCTGGCTTAGAGCGAGAAGAGCAGATTGCTAGATTAAAAGAATATGAAGATAATAAAACGGTACGTGATATGATTGCTAATGAAATTGTATCGGCAGCTAAATCTTTGCACGAATTACCAGAAGAAGTTAAAGAAGTAATCAATTACACGCTTTATGAAAGTCGAATAGACCCAATTAATCGATTGAAAGAGGAGCGTAACAGGCAACTTGCAGTCCAATCTGTGAAGCCAGAGGAGCAAGATCTTGATAAGCTTCCTTCAGTCCTTCAGAATATAGATAGAAAAGAAGAAAAGGAACTAGCAGCATTAAGGCAAAGAGCTTCTGAGCCAAAAGCATATATGGCTTTTGTTAAGCATCATATAGGGAATAGAGAAATGATGGTAGCTCTTCATGACGTACAAGGCGATAATCCAACAAACCAAGAAGCAAATTTTACCTCTATTGATGCAATTGCATATATTAACAATTTAGGTATAAAAATATATCAACCTGAAAATGGAGGCTTACGTCTCACTCACCAATTTATTCCTGCAAATGCAACACGCATTGTTTATCTCTATCATAGTGGTGTTCATTTCCAGACGCTTATCCCATTTCCATACAAGGAGCCAAGTGATGAAGTTATGGAAACTGAAAATGTAGCTTGTCACCAAAAGAGAAGAAGACCACAAACAGATGAGAGTTCAGTAGGTTCTCCTCTAGGAGAACTCCACCAACAATTAATGGATTTATCTCTAAAAAGTCAGCAGGTAGGTGAGCAATTAAGTATGGAAGTAGAAGAAGAACACAATGATAAACTCAAGCGAAACAGAAGATTAATAGATGATAAAGAAGAGGGAGAGAAAGAAAGTGAAAAGGAGGAAGTAGGAGAGAATAGAAAAAGCTATGGTACTCTTGATGACGATGCCGAAGATAACTTCGTACTGGGAAAGCATTATTATAAAAAAGGAAAGCAGGAAAAAGGCATAAAATATCTTGAAAGAGCTAAAAAGGCTGGGAATCTAGAGGCTACTCAATATCTGGAGCAAATACAATTACAACAACTCCAAAACTCGCTAAAGGTTCCCGAGATTGCTTCAAAAGTTTTTACCTCGATAGATCAAATTAATTGTAAGCAAATAGAGTTGAAAATTCATGCTATTGATAGTAATATAAAACGAAACAAAAACACTGAAGCCAAAATTAGTGGTCCAGAATTAGATACAGAACGTCAGGAATTACAAGAAAAACTTGAAGGCATTCAAAAAGTGGCTAAGGACGTAAGTAAGTCTGATGAATGGGAAAAAAATGCTACTGTTCCTATGGTGAAATCTGAAGATGAACTAAAATGCCTCGCTGAACGTGCAGTTAATACAGTCTATCAGAAGCTGAACAAAAGTAACAATGAAACGGCCGGCAATGGTAGTAGTCTTTCTCCAAGCTCTGAAGCGTTTTCGAGCCAAACTTTTGGTATAGATAAAGAAATACAGCCTCAAATAAGGATGGATAAAAAAATTGAGGAAATGAATACTTTTTTATCAACTATAGCACATAAAAACGAAACATCTTTTACTAAAACGAAACAAGAAGAACTTTATGAGGAAATAAATACTTTTTTATCAACTATAGCACATAAACATGAATCATCTTTTACTGAAGAGGAACAAAAAAAACTTTATAATGTCTCCTTGTTTCTCCAAAAAGAAATGGAAGAAATAAGCAACATCGCTTATGGCGAAGAAAAAAAGCCTCTCATTGTACTCCTGGGTAACACAGGTGCTGGAAAATCAACTATTGTACACTGGCTCACCGGCAAAAAAATGTTTAGCATAAAAGATTTCACTATTGCTTCAAGCAAGCAAGGAGATAACAAATTCCATTATATTTTTTCTGATACACAAAATAATACACCTGATGTGTCCTCAAAAATAGCACCTGGAAAAAAATCGAAAACAAGCATGCCTGAATTGTGGCCTGATCCAGAAGGGTGGGTTTATGCAGATTGTCCTGGGTTCAATGATACACGGGGAACATTACAAAAGATCAAAAATGCTCTTTATATTCAAGCTCTTCTTAAACATCATAACCGGGTAAAATTTCTTTTTGTTATGCCTGCCGGCATTTTTGACTCTTCTGTAAATCGTGTAAAGGATGTTGCAGATGCACTTGCTAACCTAAAAAACATGTTTAAGGATCCTTATAAATTAAAAAATAATATTTCTTTAGTTGTTACACATCATATTGCAGATTTTCACAAATGTATAAAGACAATAAAAGAAGATTTAAAAGAGTTTGCTGATGTAAAAAAAGACGAAGCGTTAAAAGCGTTATTGAATGATCTTGCCGAAAGAAGAAATGGAATAACATTATTCTCTCGTCCTTTAGAGTTAGGTCTTTATCAAAACCAAAACAACGAAGAAGAACCTGAGAGTATATCTTCCTTAACAACTCATGATCAGTCGCTCCTTAAACAAAATAATAAAGAAAAGGCACTTGTATTGAAAAGTATTAAAAGTTCGGATTTTTTATCATTAAATTTTGATGAGGATGTGGACCCCTCTATTCCTGATGATGCTAAATTGCTGCTTAGAAAAATGTCAGCTAACTTAGTAGAACGGCTAAAGGAATTGCTTAAAAAACATATTGCCGAAAAGATTCGAATCTATTTTAACGAAAAAATTCGGAACTTTAAAGCAAGCGTTGATGCACTCGTTGACAAATGCATGCAGTATTATACGCCTATGGCACTCGTATTCGGCCCCTCTAAAAAAGCTAAGGAAGATTTAGAAGAAACACTTAACAAAAACGCTATATCACACAATGAGAAATCTGTTACCCTTCAGGTGCCCTCAAGCTGGATAGCTGGAGCACAACTCACTTCTGGAGTAATAGGAACATTATTGCAAACAACAGGAGGATTATTGACAGCATCTGAAGTAACAAGAGCATTTTTTCAAACAACAGGAGCGGTATTGGCAGCATCTGAAGCGATGCCAATAGCACTTTTAGGGGCTGTTGCCAGTATCAGTGTATATTATATCAGAAAGAATATGTGGAGGGATGAGGTAAGAAAACATTTTATAGAGAGAGAAGCAGAAAGAATAAAACTGAAACTTTATGATTTTGCTATAAAATTAAAGAAATTAAACCGTGATATCTTTAAGAATGACCTTTTAAAAGATAGGGATTTTTTAAATAAAATTAATTCTGCCCCCTCAGATATATCTGAAATTGAGAAAACAGCTGGCTTATTAGACTGCATATGCGGTATCTCTGACAACGATGGTAATGATTGCAAGCACCTTCTTTCTCAAACCATATGGAATGATGTATTTTCTAGAGTAAATGAACACATAGTAAAGAGGTTTTTCCAGACTCCATACGACTTTTATAAGGATGTAAGTGCACCTGATCAAATGGAGCAAATACCTCCATCCTACGTTAAATATTTCACGGAAAAAATTAAGAACAACAATAAACTATCACACATTCCTGAAGATTTTTTAAATAATTTGTTAACAAATTATTTAAAAAATCCAGGTGCCCCTCAGAACTTTAGTTTGGCAGAATTTCCTATTTATCCAAAAAAATTGTATAAGATTATAGATCTTATACAATTTTGTCAGCACATATATACAGACTTTACAACTAGAGATTTTGTCACCAAACAGGAGGCCCCTAGTATAAAAAGAAAACGTAGGAGAATAATAGACAATAAAAACGAGATTGACAGTCTATATAGCAATCTTTTAGAAATCCGTGACAATTGGCGTGCAGTATCAAATCAGCCAGCCATATACGTAAGTCAAGGAAAATATTCAAGTATTCCGATTCCATTCCCTTCTAGAGAGGCCCAACGGCCAAAATTTCAAGCAGATTATATTGAGTGTATCAACCAGATAAACATTTTTCTTCAAGAAACTCTCAAGAGAGACCCTATTAACCATAAAAATTTAGGAAATATTGAATTAGCAAGGCGAGAATTAAAGGAGGTTCAAGACGAAATTCATATGGAATTTTCTTTGCTCTTTAACCATAAACAAATTGACGCCTCCATTCCACCGTTTATAGATACTACCGATAAAAACAAAGAATATCCTCTAAAGGCTGAGGGTGTCATTGCCGATTCTTTTTTACATAAAACTCAACTGTCATCTAATTCAAATATTTTTGTCTTAGATGTTGGCTTTCGGAATTTGGAAGACCTTAAAGGCATATTTAATGACTTCAGAACAGGGATTGTGAAATATAAAGAGAATTCACTTGCTTGGTTTCCAGAACTAGGTGAAGTAGACTATGTTGCTTATATAGAGAGGGGCAACGCATTAAAACAAGGAAAAGATAAGCTTGTAATTGTTTATTCTGGTTCAAACTCAGCAAAAGATTGGAACACCAATGTTAGAATAGGCTATACGCCACTTCTAAATTTATCTGTTCATCAGGGAATAGGTGAGCTATTCACAAAATCCGCTCCTACTTATTGTAATTTATTAATAGATAAAATTAATCATTATTATGAAAAAAACACAAAACCTAAGAAATTTAAGATTATTACAACTGGCCATAGTCTTGGAGGAGCGTTAGCTCTCCTTGCTGCTTACCATTACAAAACTGAACAAATACCACATCTTTATGATAAACTTGATATTGATGAAAATAGCATTTCAGTAAAAACCTTTATCTTTGGAGCACCAGCTATCGCTGATGAATCATCACAAAAGAGCATAGAAAAAGTTCTTGGGAAAAACAATATATTTAGAATCTGGACCATTGATGATCCTGTTGTTTACTTATCAGAAAAGCTTAAATGGCATGTAGGAACAAGTTTTCCTTTATGCAATATCTCAAATAATAAATTCAATATTTTGGATATCTGGGGTCCCCATTTGGCTAAGCGTTATCTGAGTTATCTTTTAGCATTAAAAAAACCTTTTATATCTGAATTACACAAAGAGCTTACCTCTATCCTGGAAGAAAATAAAACTATAGAGATGATAACTATGCTGAGGGATGGAAGCTTAAGGATTGAATTACCTAAAAGTGGTGAGATTAGCATTAAAGCAGATATAACAAGTGAAGGCGCTGGGCCCTCTCTTTCTCAAAACTTTGAAGGAACTACTACAAGCAACCTGCTTGTTTCATCTAGTGAAAGAGAGCAAGAAATTTCTTGCCCTGAGGTGTGA
- a CDS encoding ankyrin repeat domain-containing protein, whose translation MNVTDGDGYTPLHYACKNDHLEVVKYLT comes from the coding sequence ATAAATGTTACAGATGGAGATGGCTATACTCCACTTCATTATGCTTGCAAGAATGATCATCTAGAAGTAGTTAAGTATTTAACATAA
- a CDS encoding protein kinase, whose product MKRSYTINQQFIGCLLLVSLLLQSCSGLGNPCMPIEKNKIAHIQTDTSTATTAYQIDVTESVPVLAEDSSTSGQALVQLSMYDNSLPDIAKQEIKATIRSEQLSNNIHIGKQIQLINAPVKSVQSSIHSSISKTTELIRSKQHIRKNQHTAAEKRNKHLTASLLKYQQYTIKGGYEIQFSQTKGKLQAIVRKCYPTGFSEQVLPVIITPGFSFTEKEVVNEGWQQQYVHIFKDYVYVGQSGLLGGMKLGYRGYVEDELHTSAVPDEYCCPITKQIMAEPVMAADGYTYEKSAIEQHMNEKGAISPFIRKPLTSTNLIPNQGLKRAIQNYVEKNKKFYEQQCIKAIQEVDINSLLHLEKLGINIDVADENGWTLIHYVIYQAKIEHIKFCLNRKFNINAASASLKGLYFPPDLPQLIAAQLEEINIKAAKYNLSAKITEQTIFQIMRELENQAKANDYSIEKGQQSWEAFERDAIKVEQASYNKAFFSGSAQNAWHMTSNRSSYFSGSESRRRNWQHYHDNLSRWLDERNQVVALLAEVKKIEQNINILQQRKQCVFNNLAPLHLATAQKNEKIIMQLIQLGADLELKDGNGTTPIFWAVYQNELKLLKLFVDNGANLQVSDNQGNTLLHVAAQYADLNIINYLIEIGFYHLQENHLGQTAIAVALKYERKAIADFINKKGAEGLQAALFRINRGQQQRKDSSTILGSGSSQSNLYYPASLSNPTPLNKPSNTTSLASNTNLHLTTLPPSPAYDEPQSAGRLAPPLTSATQVTEQFSRLRISYEIPYQALHFQQELGRGGFGIVYKGAYQDKLVAIKQLMNQDLSKALIHNFKQEISMMARLESPYVIKFIGACFQAPHYSLVMDYMPNGDLYHFLQKPGQIDWQLRYQIATDIGHGVNYLHSHGIIHGDLKSLNILLDKNYQAKITDFGLAKIKISSSISTLVGGQKGGSLRWMAPELLTAEEEETSNTKASDVYSYGMVLWELGARQIPYANKRDPQVLALKLQNKHEPITPDTPPSISALIQWCWKERTKRPAITEAVETLEKEQRLLLNK is encoded by the coding sequence ATGAAAAGATCTTATACTATAAATCAGCAATTTATAGGTTGCCTTTTACTTGTAAGCTTGCTTTTACAAAGCTGTAGTGGTTTAGGTAACCCATGTATGCCTATTGAGAAAAACAAGATAGCGCATATACAAACTGATACTTCTACAGCAACAACTGCATATCAGATTGATGTAACAGAATCTGTACCTGTATTGGCAGAGGATTCTTCCACTAGTGGCCAAGCTTTAGTCCAATTATCTATGTACGATAATAGTTTACCTGATATAGCAAAACAAGAAATTAAAGCAACTATAAGAAGTGAACAACTATCTAATAATATACATATAGGCAAACAGATACAGTTAATAAATGCTCCAGTAAAATCAGTGCAATCATCTATCCATTCATCTATTAGCAAGACTACTGAATTAATCAGGTCTAAACAGCATATAAGAAAAAACCAACATACTGCAGCAGAAAAAAGAAATAAACATTTGACAGCTAGCTTATTAAAATACCAGCAATACACAATAAAAGGAGGGTATGAGATACAGTTCTCGCAGACTAAAGGAAAATTACAAGCCATAGTAAGAAAGTGTTATCCTACAGGATTTAGCGAGCAAGTATTACCTGTTATTATAACACCAGGATTTAGCTTTACAGAAAAAGAGGTAGTTAATGAAGGCTGGCAACAACAATATGTACATATTTTCAAGGATTATGTATATGTAGGCCAAAGTGGTCTGCTGGGTGGCATGAAACTAGGGTATCGAGGATATGTAGAAGATGAGCTTCATACGAGTGCTGTGCCTGATGAGTATTGTTGCCCAATCACCAAACAAATTATGGCTGAGCCTGTTATGGCAGCAGATGGTTATACTTATGAGAAAAGTGCTATTGAGCAACATATGAATGAGAAAGGAGCCATTAGCCCTTTTATCCGAAAACCGTTAACCAGTACGAACTTAATACCTAACCAGGGGCTAAAAAGAGCTATCCAAAATTATGTAGAAAAGAATAAGAAATTTTATGAACAACAGTGTATTAAAGCAATACAAGAAGTTGATATTAATTCATTGCTACATTTAGAAAAGTTGGGTATTAATATTGATGTGGCTGATGAAAATGGCTGGACATTGATACACTATGTTATTTATCAAGCAAAAATAGAACACATAAAGTTTTGCTTAAATAGGAAATTTAACATTAATGCTGCTAGTGCAAGTTTAAAGGGATTATATTTTCCACCGGATTTACCGCAATTAATTGCCGCTCAGTTAGAAGAAATCAATATAAAAGCTGCCAAATATAATCTTTCTGCAAAGATTACTGAGCAAACGATATTCCAAATAATGAGAGAACTAGAAAACCAAGCTAAAGCAAATGATTACTCAATTGAAAAAGGCCAGCAAAGCTGGGAGGCCTTTGAAAGGGATGCCATAAAGGTTGAACAAGCATCCTATAACAAAGCTTTTTTTTCCGGATCGGCCCAAAATGCTTGGCATATGACTTCTAATAGAAGTTCCTATTTTTCAGGTTCAGAATCGCGTCGGAGGAATTGGCAACACTATCACGATAACCTTTCTCGCTGGCTAGATGAGCGAAATCAAGTTGTAGCTCTATTGGCTGAGGTTAAAAAAATTGAACAAAATATAAATATTTTGCAGCAAAGAAAACAATGTGTATTTAATAACTTAGCGCCCCTCCATTTGGCAACAGCTCAAAAAAATGAAAAAATAATAATGCAGTTAATTCAGCTAGGTGCTGATTTAGAATTAAAAGATGGCAATGGAACAACGCCAATTTTTTGGGCTGTTTACCAAAATGAATTAAAACTTTTAAAATTGTTTGTTGACAATGGGGCAAATTTACAAGTATCTGATAATCAAGGTAATACCTTACTTCATGTTGCTGCACAATATGCTGATTTAAATATCATCAATTATTTAATTGAAATCGGTTTTTATCATTTGCAGGAAAATCATCTAGGGCAAACAGCTATTGCTGTTGCCTTAAAGTATGAGCGCAAAGCAATTGCCGATTTTATTAATAAAAAAGGGGCTGAAGGTTTACAAGCAGCGCTTTTTAGAATCAACCGAGGTCAACAACAGCGTAAGGATTCTTCTACAATTTTGGGCTCTGGTAGCAGTCAGTCGAATCTTTATTATCCAGCTTCCTTAAGCAATCCTACTCCATTAAATAAACCAAGCAATACAACCAGCCTTGCTAGTAATACCAATCTGCATCTAACTACCTTACCGCCATCACCTGCTTATGATGAACCGCAAAGCGCTGGTCGTTTAGCCCCACCACTTACCTCTGCAACGCAGGTAACTGAACAATTTAGTCGGCTTAGGATTTCGTACGAGATTCCTTATCAGGCTCTCCATTTTCAACAAGAGCTTGGCCGTGGAGGGTTTGGGATTGTGTACAAAGGTGCTTATCAAGACAAGCTAGTGGCAATAAAACAGTTAATGAATCAGGACTTATCTAAAGCTCTCATACATAATTTCAAACAAGAGATTAGTATGATGGCAAGGTTGGAATCACCTTATGTTATTAAATTTATTGGTGCTTGTTTCCAAGCGCCACACTATTCTCTGGTGATGGATTATATGCCTAATGGGGATCTTTACCACTTTCTTCAAAAACCAGGACAAATAGATTGGCAGCTACGATATCAAATTGCTACTGATATCGGCCATGGTGTAAATTATCTGCACTCACACGGTATTATTCATGGTGATTTAAAAAGTCTAAATATTTTATTAGATAAAAATTATCAAGCCAAAATAACGGACTTTGGCTTGGCTAAAATTAAGATATCTAGTTCGATTAGTACCTTAGTGGGAGGTCAGAAAGGAGGGTCGCTCCGTTGGATGGCACCTGAGCTCTTAACAGCCGAAGAAGAAGAAACTAGTAATACAAAAGCCTCCGATGTTTATAGTTATGGTATGGTATTATGGGAACTTGGCGCAAGGCAAATACCTTATGCTAATAAGAGGGACCCTCAAGTTTTGGCTTTAAAATTACAAAATAAACATGAGCCCATCACTCCGGACACTCCTCCGTCAATATCTGCACTTATCCAATGGTGTTGGAAAGAAAGAACCAAAAGACCTGCAATTACTGAAGCGGTAGAAACCTTGGAAAAAGAGCAGAGGTTACTTTTAAATAAATAG